Proteins encoded within one genomic window of Dromaius novaehollandiae isolate bDroNov1 unplaced genomic scaffold, bDroNov1.hap1 HAP1_SCAFFOLD_41, whole genome shotgun sequence:
- the LOC135326942 gene encoding olfactory receptor 14A16-like: MSNSSFLHEFLLLAFADTWELQLLHFSIFLGIYLAALLGNGLIITAVACDHRLHTPMYFFLLNLSILDLGSISTTVPKSMANSLRDTRAISYSGCAAQVFWFLFLISAEYFLLTVMAYDRFVAICRPLHYGTLMGSRACVQMAAAAWASGFLNALLHTANTFSIPLCQGNTVDQFFCEIPQILRLSCSDSYLREVGLLVVNTCLFFVCFVFIVLSYVQIFSAVLRIPSEQGRHKAFSMCLPHLAVVSLFVSTGTFAYLRPPSLSSPAVDLVVAVLYSVVPPAVNPLIYSMRNKELKEALRKLIQLVLFQQQ, translated from the coding sequence atgtccaacagcagtttcctgcacgagttcctcctcctggcgttcgctgacacatgggagctgcagctcttgcacttctcgatcttcctgggcatctacctggctgccctcctgggcaacggcctcatcatcacagccgtagcctgtgaccaccgcctccacacccccatgtacttcttcctcctcaacctctccatcctcgaccttggctccatctccaccactgtccccaaatccatggccaattccctgagggacaccagggccatttcctactcaggatgtgctgcccaagtcttttggtttctcttcttaatttcagcagaatatttccttcttactgtcatggcctatgaccgctttgttgccatctgcagacccctgcactatgggaccctcatgggcagcagagcttgtgtccaaatggcagcagctgcctgggccagtggtttcctcaacgctctcctgcacactgcgaacacattttcaataccactctgccaaggcaacacagtggaccagttcttctgtgaaatcccccagatcctcaggctctcctgctcagactcctacctcagggaagtggggcttcttgtggtaaATACCTGTTTATTCTTTGTGTGTTTCgtcttcattgtgctgtcctatgtgcagatcttcagtgctgtgctgaggatcccctctgagcagggccggcacaaagccttttccatgtgcctcccgcacctggccgtggtctccctgtttgtcagcactggcacatttgcctacctgaggcccccctccctctcctccccagctgtggatctggtggtggctgttctgtactcggtggtgcctccagcagtgaaccccctcatctacagcatgaggaacaaggagctcaaggaggcactgagaaaactgattcaactggtactgtttcagcagcaataa